In Nymphaea colorata isolate Beijing-Zhang1983 chromosome 5, ASM883128v2, whole genome shotgun sequence, one genomic interval encodes:
- the LOC116254741 gene encoding uncharacterized protein LOC116254741 isoform X1: METLSRLVSQLARQSHTGSSTEGQMEAFCALCRRAFTEDNEMMEGHKPMSLCHDCRAVFVEDFDPDVHWTRHHRRRSRHQSSGSVRDLLSQQFSQLINRVRQNLHGLSAFGVEDGYGQDTDTVSTVLADAAPHTDVDSIFGGSDTNASISGYGAFPGDIDAVSFNGYGLNSDAFFDEQSLVDREVFLHGDDHSHIDSDTDIDPMHAGLDNWNSNCEEDEDDEEGDWIAADAELEAVWGTNGWVHLDTRTSEGNEHAHLHQGGPPLENHHRNLWRRDDSTHNLAHYRHAYISDTFLDFENTNALTFVGNSDDYLDERGFEELFDHLAETENLTRGAPPAAQSVINSLPRVIIGEAHEEHGIVICAVCKDPLVNGTEANQLPCMHLYHPSCVLPWLSTRNTCPVCRYELLTDDKDYEEGKRITRIGMPVHELQQMDSSEDSSSDSSDDLDVDERNSLLWQPHVDGLIIADDDEQIGSEVIGPGVERTNVTDNIFMSDGFVTDRPSRRGWLILAAAPIVSILGMVLVLWFGDPFSEGRLNRIIRLNGCISEQDLQQLN, encoded by the coding sequence ATGGAAACTTTGTCAAGGTTGGTTTCTCAGTTGGCTAGACAATCCCATACTGGAAGTAGTACCGAGGGTCAGATGGAAGCATTTTGTGCACTCTGCAGGAGAGCCTTTACAGAGGATAATGAAATGATGGAGGGACATAAGCCAATGTCTCTCTGTCATGATTGCAGGGCTGTCTTTGTTGAAGATTTCGATCCAGATGTGCACTGGACAAGGCACCATAGGAGAAGATCTAGACACCAGAGTTCTGGTTCTGTCAGGGATCTGTTGTCACAACAATTCTCACAATTAATTAATCGAGTAAGACAGAATCTTCATGGTCTATCAGCTTTTGGGGTAGAAGATGGATATGGACAAGATACTGATACTGTAAGTACGGTGCTGGCAGATGCTGCTCCACATACTGATGTTGATTCTATTTTTGGTGGGAGTGATACTAATGCCAGCATAAGTGGATATGGTGCTTTTCCAGGTGACATTGATGCTGTTTCTTTCAACGGTTATGGGTTGAACTCAGATGCATTTTTTGATGAGCAAAGTTTGGTAGACAGAGAAGTGTTTTTGCATGGGGATGATCACAGCCATATAGACAGTGACACAGACATTGACCCAATGCATGCTGGTCTTGACAATTGGAATTCAAATTGTgaggaggatgaagatgatgaagagggaGATTGGATAGCAGCTGATGCAGAGTTGGAGGCGGTTTGGGGAACCAATGGTTGGGTCCATTTGGATACTAGAACCAGTGAAGGAAATGAACATGCTCATCTGCATCAGGGTGGTCCTCCACTGGAAAACCATCACAGAAATCTCTGGAGAAGAGACGATTCCACGCATAATCTTGCACACTACAGACATGCATATATTTCTGATACATTTCTAGATTTTGAGAACACAAATGCACTGACTTTTGTTGGAAATTCTGATGATTATCTTGATGAAAGAGGGTTTGAGGAATTATTTGATCACCTTGCTGAAACTGAGAACTTAACGAGAGGTGCTCCTCCAGCAGCGCAGTCAGTTATTAACAGTTTACCTCGGGTTATTATCGGTGAGGCACATGAGGAACATGGAATTGTCATCTGTGCTGTATGTAAAGATCCTCTTGTCAATGGGACTGAGGCAAACCAACTTCCATGCATGCATTTGTACCATCCCTCCTGTGTTTTGCCTTGGCTGAGTACTAGGAATACATGTCCTGTTTGCCGATATGAATTGCTAACTGATGACAAGGACTATGAGGAGGGAAAGCGTATCACAAGAATTGGAATGCCAGTTCATGAGCTTCAACAGATGGATTCAAGTGAAGACAGTTCTTCAGACAGCTCTGATGATTTGGACGTGGATGAAAGAAACAGCCTGCTATGGCAACCTCATGTTGATGGACTTATTATAGCTGACGATGATGAGCAGATTGGCAGTGAAGTAATTGGTCCGGGGGTGGAGCGAACAAACGTAACTGACAATATTTTCATGTCTGATGGCTTTGTTACTGATCGCCCATCAAGAAGGGGCTGGCTAATCCTTGCTGCCGCTCCAATTGTTAGCATTCTGGGTATGGTCCTAGTCCTATGGTTTGGGGACCCCTTTTCAGAAGGGAGGCTGAATAGAATCATCAGGCTCAATGGATGCATCAGTGAACAGGATCTGCAGCAGCTTAATTGA
- the LOC116254741 gene encoding uncharacterized protein LOC116254741 isoform X2: MEAFCALCRRAFTEDNEMMEGHKPMSLCHDCRAVFVEDFDPDVHWTRHHRRRSRHQSSGSVRDLLSQQFSQLINRVRQNLHGLSAFGVEDGYGQDTDTVSTVLADAAPHTDVDSIFGGSDTNASISGYGAFPGDIDAVSFNGYGLNSDAFFDEQSLVDREVFLHGDDHSHIDSDTDIDPMHAGLDNWNSNCEEDEDDEEGDWIAADAELEAVWGTNGWVHLDTRTSEGNEHAHLHQGGPPLENHHRNLWRRDDSTHNLAHYRHAYISDTFLDFENTNALTFVGNSDDYLDERGFEELFDHLAETENLTRGAPPAAQSVINSLPRVIIGEAHEEHGIVICAVCKDPLVNGTEANQLPCMHLYHPSCVLPWLSTRNTCPVCRYELLTDDKDYEEGKRITRIGMPVHELQQMDSSEDSSSDSSDDLDVDERNSLLWQPHVDGLIIADDDEQIGSEVIGPGVERTNVTDNIFMSDGFVTDRPSRRGWLILAAAPIVSILGMVLVLWFGDPFSEGRLNRIIRLNGCISEQDLQQLN; encoded by the coding sequence ATGGAAGCATTTTGTGCACTCTGCAGGAGAGCCTTTACAGAGGATAATGAAATGATGGAGGGACATAAGCCAATGTCTCTCTGTCATGATTGCAGGGCTGTCTTTGTTGAAGATTTCGATCCAGATGTGCACTGGACAAGGCACCATAGGAGAAGATCTAGACACCAGAGTTCTGGTTCTGTCAGGGATCTGTTGTCACAACAATTCTCACAATTAATTAATCGAGTAAGACAGAATCTTCATGGTCTATCAGCTTTTGGGGTAGAAGATGGATATGGACAAGATACTGATACTGTAAGTACGGTGCTGGCAGATGCTGCTCCACATACTGATGTTGATTCTATTTTTGGTGGGAGTGATACTAATGCCAGCATAAGTGGATATGGTGCTTTTCCAGGTGACATTGATGCTGTTTCTTTCAACGGTTATGGGTTGAACTCAGATGCATTTTTTGATGAGCAAAGTTTGGTAGACAGAGAAGTGTTTTTGCATGGGGATGATCACAGCCATATAGACAGTGACACAGACATTGACCCAATGCATGCTGGTCTTGACAATTGGAATTCAAATTGTgaggaggatgaagatgatgaagagggaGATTGGATAGCAGCTGATGCAGAGTTGGAGGCGGTTTGGGGAACCAATGGTTGGGTCCATTTGGATACTAGAACCAGTGAAGGAAATGAACATGCTCATCTGCATCAGGGTGGTCCTCCACTGGAAAACCATCACAGAAATCTCTGGAGAAGAGACGATTCCACGCATAATCTTGCACACTACAGACATGCATATATTTCTGATACATTTCTAGATTTTGAGAACACAAATGCACTGACTTTTGTTGGAAATTCTGATGATTATCTTGATGAAAGAGGGTTTGAGGAATTATTTGATCACCTTGCTGAAACTGAGAACTTAACGAGAGGTGCTCCTCCAGCAGCGCAGTCAGTTATTAACAGTTTACCTCGGGTTATTATCGGTGAGGCACATGAGGAACATGGAATTGTCATCTGTGCTGTATGTAAAGATCCTCTTGTCAATGGGACTGAGGCAAACCAACTTCCATGCATGCATTTGTACCATCCCTCCTGTGTTTTGCCTTGGCTGAGTACTAGGAATACATGTCCTGTTTGCCGATATGAATTGCTAACTGATGACAAGGACTATGAGGAGGGAAAGCGTATCACAAGAATTGGAATGCCAGTTCATGAGCTTCAACAGATGGATTCAAGTGAAGACAGTTCTTCAGACAGCTCTGATGATTTGGACGTGGATGAAAGAAACAGCCTGCTATGGCAACCTCATGTTGATGGACTTATTATAGCTGACGATGATGAGCAGATTGGCAGTGAAGTAATTGGTCCGGGGGTGGAGCGAACAAACGTAACTGACAATATTTTCATGTCTGATGGCTTTGTTACTGATCGCCCATCAAGAAGGGGCTGGCTAATCCTTGCTGCCGCTCCAATTGTTAGCATTCTGGGTATGGTCCTAGTCCTATGGTTTGGGGACCCCTTTTCAGAAGGGAGGCTGAATAGAATCATCAGGCTCAATGGATGCATCAGTGAACAGGATCTGCAGCAGCTTAATTGA